In Massilia violaceinigra, one DNA window encodes the following:
- a CDS encoding flagellar protein FliT: MTSNEVLSMYENIAGLTGKMAVAAKAGDWNGLAHLETQCAQQASATKTGVPALDGAPRMRKIDLLKQIMANDRAVREITEPWQLSDVMCATH; encoded by the coding sequence ATGACCTCCAACGAAGTTCTCTCGATGTACGAAAATATTGCTGGTCTGACTGGCAAGATGGCGGTTGCGGCAAAAGCAGGCGACTGGAACGGCCTGGCGCACCTGGAAACGCAGTGCGCGCAGCAGGCGTCGGCGACCAAGACCGGCGTGCCGGCACTCGATGGCGCTCCGCGCATGCGCAAGATCGATTTGCTCAAGCAGATCATGGCCAATGACCGCGCCGTGCGCGAGATTACCGAGCCGTGGCAGTTGTCGGATGTGATGTGCGCGACGCACTGA
- a CDS encoding HDOD domain-containing protein → MTLETLLQNPNALPSAPKVVAELISSFDDPDVAVEEIARKLSLDPVLSAKLLRLANSAYYHVSRRIGNVGDAVRMLGFVTVRTLVISSGLVGSFKTVPGLDLKRFWRYSLHTAVAAKWIAKQIGANTDLAFTIGMMHGIGQLVMHAGVAEQARELDQTVGPYENGRIAAEKALFGYDFSEVGAELAVRWKFPDLFHQTLRHFGDPTPESPSYRMAAVIHLAVLRARYEERQPNDEELAACFTAALATGLGVAPDALFAGIPPLGELSGGLEELIN, encoded by the coding sequence ATGACTCTCGAGACCCTGCTGCAAAATCCGAACGCCCTGCCCTCCGCGCCCAAAGTGGTGGCAGAACTGATCAGCAGCTTCGACGACCCGGATGTGGCGGTCGAAGAGATCGCGCGCAAGCTCTCGCTCGACCCGGTGCTGAGCGCCAAGCTGCTGCGGCTGGCCAACTCGGCCTACTATCACGTCTCGCGCCGGATCGGCAATGTGGGCGACGCGGTGCGCATGCTCGGTTTTGTGACGGTGCGGACCCTGGTGATCAGTTCCGGCCTGGTGGGCAGCTTCAAGACCGTGCCGGGCCTCGACCTGAAGCGCTTCTGGCGCTACAGCCTGCACACGGCGGTGGCGGCCAAGTGGATCGCCAAGCAGATCGGCGCCAATACCGACCTGGCGTTCACGATCGGGATGATGCACGGGATCGGGCAACTGGTGATGCATGCGGGCGTGGCGGAGCAGGCGCGGGAGCTCGACCAGACGGTCGGGCCGTATGAGAATGGCCGCATCGCGGCCGAAAAAGCGCTGTTCGGCTACGATTTCAGCGAAGTGGGGGCGGAACTGGCGGTACGCTGGAAGTTCCCCGACCTGTTTCACCAGACCTTGCGCCACTTTGGCGATCCGACGCCGGAGTCGCCTTCCTACCGGATGGCGGCGGTGATTCACCTGGCCGTGCTGCGCGCGCGCTACGAGGAGCGCCAGCCGAACGATGAGGAACTGGCTGCCTGTTTCACGGCGGCGCTGGCCACCGGCCTGGGCGTGGCGCCGGATGCGTTGTTTGCCGGGATTCCGCCGCTGGGCGAGCTCAGTGGCGGGCTGGAAGAGCTTATCAATTAA
- a CDS encoding M1 family metallopeptidase — MTLLKARRLAAAIALACTAFAAHAEAPYAFATTPGKLPKDIVPVQYAAHLIPDLAANTFLGSETVEIEVLKTTSLIMLNAVDLEIDAASLSGKNIGSLKLTPKIDKEQETLSFALAQPLEPGRYNLALKFHGVINREARGMFHMKYKAGSAARTMIATNMEPTDTRRMLPTWDEPAFRAAFKLTVDLPASFKAYSNTPLERQEKLDGGLQRFHFGVTPKMSSYLVVLVAGELERISARQDGVEIGIVTTEGKQESAAYALAATKDLLRYYNKYFGQPYPLPKLDQIAIPGGFNGAMENWGAIVYNESALLVDPKKSPDHVRQNSFGINAHEVAHQWFGNLVTMGWWDNLWLNEGFASWMATKATDHFHPEWRVQLGALADRESVMNLDARKTTHPIQTPVLTEAQAADAFDAITYAKGQAFLRMLEAYLGEEPFRKGIRAYMAKHQYGNTTTADLWAALEKASGKPVEKLASDWTTQPGFPLLKVEQSCENGKRRVTLSQEQFRLDEPALEKRLWNVPVQVGTVNGKASYALLSGASSTVMQASCDGTLVIDPASVGYFRVQYDKAGFDALAGQAAKLPDTTRLKLLGDTWSLVQADRMQLDSYVKLVSAYADEPRLAVWDAILGNLSTLDTLAQGEPERALVRRYITSLAAPRFARLGWDDKPGESTEERQLRALLASTLAKIGDPAVIAEGRARFARFLLDPASVSPSMIEFVMRVAGRYGDAATYEALASRAVQAQSDEERNRYARSMALARDPALAQRTLKMALSPELPAQLTSTLVPAVARGEHVELAWAFATANRDALMKDQESVGQNRFFPSVVSSSSNPAHADMMEAYVKQNFGPDAQVEAQRVANGIRTRAAQKTRLLPQVRAAFK, encoded by the coding sequence ATGACATTATTGAAAGCCCGACGTCTGGCCGCCGCCATCGCGCTCGCCTGTACCGCCTTTGCCGCCCATGCCGAAGCCCCGTACGCGTTCGCCACCACGCCGGGCAAGCTGCCGAAGGATATCGTGCCGGTGCAGTATGCCGCCCACCTGATCCCCGACCTGGCCGCCAATACCTTCCTCGGTTCCGAGACGGTGGAAATCGAAGTGCTTAAAACCACCTCCCTCATCATGCTCAACGCCGTCGACCTCGAGATCGACGCGGCCAGCCTGTCGGGCAAGAACATCGGCTCCCTGAAACTGACGCCCAAGATCGACAAGGAACAGGAAACGCTCAGCTTCGCGCTGGCGCAGCCGCTCGAACCTGGCCGCTACAACCTGGCCCTCAAGTTCCACGGCGTGATCAACCGCGAAGCGCGCGGCATGTTCCACATGAAGTACAAGGCCGGCAGCGCGGCGCGCACCATGATCGCCACCAACATGGAGCCGACCGACACGCGCCGCATGCTGCCGACCTGGGACGAACCGGCTTTCCGCGCCGCCTTCAAGCTCACCGTCGACCTGCCGGCCAGCTTCAAGGCCTACTCCAACACCCCGCTCGAACGCCAGGAAAAGCTCGACGGCGGCCTGCAGCGCTTTCACTTCGGCGTCACGCCCAAGATGTCGAGCTACCTGGTGGTGCTGGTGGCGGGCGAACTGGAACGGATCAGCGCCAGGCAGGATGGCGTGGAGATCGGCATCGTCACCACCGAAGGCAAGCAGGAGTCGGCCGCCTACGCGCTGGCCGCCACCAAGGACTTGCTGCGCTACTACAACAAGTACTTCGGCCAGCCCTACCCGCTGCCCAAGCTGGACCAGATCGCCATCCCCGGCGGCTTTAACGGCGCCATGGAAAACTGGGGCGCCATCGTCTACAACGAATCGGCCCTGCTGGTCGACCCCAAGAAAAGTCCCGACCATGTGCGCCAGAACTCGTTCGGCATCAACGCCCACGAAGTGGCGCACCAGTGGTTCGGCAACCTGGTGACCATGGGCTGGTGGGACAACCTGTGGCTCAACGAAGGCTTCGCCTCCTGGATGGCGACCAAGGCCACCGACCATTTCCATCCCGAGTGGCGGGTGCAGCTGGGCGCCCTGGCCGACCGCGAAAGCGTCATGAACCTGGACGCGCGCAAGACCACGCACCCGATCCAGACCCCGGTGCTGACCGAAGCGCAGGCCGCCGACGCCTTCGATGCGATCACCTACGCCAAGGGCCAGGCCTTCCTGCGCATGCTGGAGGCCTACCTGGGCGAAGAGCCCTTCCGCAAAGGCATCCGCGCCTACATGGCCAAGCACCAGTATGGCAACACCACCACCGCCGACCTCTGGGCCGCGCTCGAAAAGGCCTCCGGCAAGCCGGTCGAAAAGCTGGCCTCCGACTGGACCACCCAGCCCGGCTTCCCGCTGCTGAAGGTCGAACAAAGCTGCGAAAACGGCAAGCGCCGCGTGACGCTGTCGCAGGAACAGTTCCGCCTCGACGAACCGGCCCTTGAAAAACGCCTGTGGAACGTACCGGTGCAAGTGGGCACCGTCAACGGCAAGGCCAGTTACGCCTTGCTCTCGGGCGCCAGCAGCACGGTAATGCAAGCCTCGTGCGACGGCACGCTGGTGATCGACCCGGCCAGCGTCGGCTACTTCCGTGTCCAGTACGACAAGGCCGGATTCGACGCGCTGGCAGGGCAGGCCGCCAAGCTGCCCGACACCACCCGACTCAAACTGCTGGGCGACACCTGGAGCCTGGTGCAGGCCGACCGCATGCAGCTTGATAGCTACGTCAAACTGGTCTCGGCCTACGCCGACGAACCGCGGCTGGCGGTATGGGACGCCATTCTCGGCAATCTGAGCACGCTCGACACCCTGGCCCAAGGCGAACCGGAACGCGCGCTGGTGCGGCGCTATATAACCAGCCTGGCCGCTCCCAGGTTCGCGCGCCTCGGCTGGGACGACAAGCCCGGCGAATCGACCGAAGAGCGCCAGCTGCGCGCCCTGCTGGCCAGCACGCTGGCCAAGATCGGCGACCCGGCCGTGATCGCCGAAGGGCGCGCCCGCTTCGCGCGCTTCCTGCTCGACCCAGCCAGCGTGTCGCCATCGATGATCGAGTTCGTCATGCGCGTGGCCGGCCGCTATGGCGACGCCGCCACCTACGAGGCCCTGGCCAGCCGCGCGGTGCAAGCCCAGAGCGACGAAGAACGCAACCGCTACGCGCGCTCCATGGCGCTGGCGCGCGACCCGGCGCTGGCCCAGCGCACCTTGAAAATGGCGCTCTCGCCCGAACTGCCGGCGCAGCTGACCTCCACCCTGGTACCGGCGGTGGCGCGCGGCGAACACGTCGAGCTGGCGTGGGCGTTCGCCACCGCCAACCGCGACGCATTGATGAAGGACCAGGAATCGGTTGGCCAGAACCGCTTTTTCCCGAGCGTGGTATCGTCCTCCTCCAATCCGGCCCACGCGGACATGATGGAAGCCTACGTGAAGCAGAACTTCGGCCCCGATGCCCAGGTCGAAGCGCAACGCGTCGCCAATGGCATCCGCACCCGCGCCGCCCAGAAAACCCGTTTGCTGCCGCAAGTGCGCGCGGCGTTCAAATAA
- a CDS encoding M13 family metallopeptidase, translated as MKTNWTPIKTALSLALCGASLAFAPAHGAGQDAAPAAKAITTPVLPGDDFFAYANGDWLAKTEIPADRSSWGAFAAMAETSNARIVKLIDEVAADKKAKGEARKVADFYSTFMDEAAIEAKGTAPLKPLLAKIDAIKDKAQLVRALGASLRADVDPLNATNFFTENLFGLWVAQGLNDPTRNTPYLLQGGLGMPDRAYYLTDSPRMADLRTKYKQHIGAMLKLAGYPDADARAAKVFDLEMKIAQSHASREDSADVLKANNSWTLKDFAANAPGMDWAAFFKSAGLTGAHNFIVWHPGAMKGAAALVDSTDIATWKDFLAFHQVNHFAPALPKAFADQRFEFSGKAMSGTPQQSPRWKRALAATNGALDEAVGRMYVERHFPAENKARVQKMVSNIIAAFSKRIDQLDWMAPATRAQAQEKLKTMYVGVAYPDRWRSYAGLKVVPGDALGNAVRAEQFHYAQEIARLKQKVDRTAWAMPPQLVNAVNLPLQNAMNFPAAILQPPFFDPKASDGENYGAIGSIIGHEISHSFDDQGAQFDAQGRLRDWWTKEDMAHFKGAAGKLVAQFSAYKPFPDLAVNGQLTLSENLADLAGVAASYDAYKASLGQAAPADADKQFFLGYARAWQTKVREAAARQRILTDGHAPAEYRTAIVRNLEPWYKAFDVKPGQALYLAPAERVKVW; from the coding sequence ATGAAAACCAACTGGACCCCGATCAAGACCGCCCTCAGCCTCGCCCTGTGCGGCGCCTCGCTGGCCTTTGCCCCGGCCCATGGCGCCGGCCAGGACGCCGCCCCCGCCGCCAAGGCCATTACCACCCCCGTGCTGCCCGGCGACGACTTTTTCGCCTACGCCAACGGCGACTGGCTCGCCAAAACCGAGATCCCGGCGGACCGCAGCAGCTGGGGCGCCTTTGCCGCCATGGCCGAAACCAGCAACGCGCGCATCGTCAAGCTGATCGACGAAGTCGCGGCCGACAAGAAGGCCAAGGGCGAAGCGCGCAAGGTCGCCGATTTCTACAGCACCTTCATGGACGAAGCGGCCATCGAAGCGAAAGGCACGGCGCCGCTCAAGCCGCTGCTGGCGAAGATCGACGCCATCAAGGACAAGGCGCAGCTGGTGCGCGCGCTGGGCGCCTCGCTGCGGGCCGACGTCGATCCGCTCAACGCCACCAACTTCTTCACCGAGAACCTGTTCGGCCTGTGGGTCGCCCAGGGCCTGAACGACCCGACCCGCAACACGCCCTACCTGCTGCAGGGCGGCCTGGGCATGCCGGACCGCGCCTACTACCTGACCGACAGCCCGCGCATGGCCGACCTGCGCACCAAATACAAGCAGCACATCGGCGCCATGCTCAAGCTGGCCGGTTACCCTGATGCCGACGCGCGCGCGGCCAAGGTATTCGATCTCGAGATGAAGATCGCCCAGTCGCACGCCAGCCGCGAGGACTCGGCCGACGTCCTGAAAGCGAACAACAGCTGGACCCTCAAGGACTTCGCCGCCAACGCGCCCGGCATGGACTGGGCTGCGTTCTTCAAGAGCGCCGGCCTGACGGGCGCGCACAACTTCATCGTCTGGCATCCGGGTGCGATGAAGGGCGCCGCCGCGCTGGTCGACAGTACCGATATCGCGACCTGGAAAGACTTCCTCGCCTTCCACCAGGTGAACCACTTCGCCCCGGCCTTGCCGAAGGCCTTTGCCGACCAGCGCTTCGAGTTTTCCGGAAAAGCCATGAGCGGCACCCCGCAGCAGTCGCCGCGCTGGAAGCGCGCGCTGGCCGCCACCAACGGCGCGCTCGACGAAGCGGTCGGCCGCATGTACGTGGAACGCCACTTCCCGGCCGAGAACAAGGCGCGCGTGCAGAAAATGGTCAGCAACATCATCGCCGCCTTCAGCAAGCGCATCGACCAGCTGGACTGGATGGCCCCGGCCACCCGCGCCCAGGCGCAGGAAAAGCTCAAGACCATGTACGTCGGCGTGGCCTATCCGGACCGCTGGCGCTCGTACGCGGGCCTGAAGGTCGTGCCGGGCGACGCTCTCGGTAACGCCGTGCGCGCCGAACAGTTCCACTACGCGCAGGAGATCGCGCGTCTGAAGCAAAAGGTCGACCGCACCGCCTGGGCGATGCCGCCGCAATTGGTCAACGCGGTCAATCTGCCGCTGCAAAACGCCATGAACTTCCCGGCCGCGATTTTGCAGCCGCCGTTCTTCGATCCCAAGGCGTCCGATGGCGAAAACTACGGCGCCATCGGCTCCATCATCGGCCACGAGATCAGCCACAGCTTCGACGACCAGGGCGCGCAGTTCGACGCCCAGGGACGCCTGCGCGACTGGTGGACCAAGGAAGACATGGCCCACTTCAAAGGCGCCGCCGGCAAGCTGGTGGCGCAGTTCAGCGCCTACAAGCCGTTCCCCGACCTGGCCGTCAACGGCCAGCTGACGCTGAGCGAAAACCTGGCCGACCTGGCCGGCGTCGCGGCATCCTACGATGCCTACAAAGCCTCGCTGGGCCAGGCCGCGCCGGCCGACGCCGACAAGCAGTTCTTCCTCGGCTACGCGCGTGCGTGGCAGACCAAGGTGCGCGAAGCGGCTGCGCGCCAGCGCATACTGACCGACGGCCACGCGCCGGCTGAATACCGCACCGCCATCGTGCGCAATCTCGAGCCGTGGTACAAGGCGTTCGACGTCAAGCCGGGCCAGGCCCTGTACCTGGCGCCGGCCGAACGCGTCAAGGTATGGTAA
- a CDS encoding class I SAM-dependent methyltransferase — MSQDIDDITRRTLAHYDSTAEQFFRGTVDHDVSQNIAALLDAIDGEAPYTLLDLGCGPGRDLKTFSALGHRAIGLDGSGEFAAMARAYSGCDVWHQDFVHLDLPAGLFDGIYANAVLFHVPSRALPEVLDKLYAALKPGGVLFSSNPRGNNQEGWNGPRYGSYYDFDTWQEYMIAANFSPLHHYYRPDGLPREQQPWLASVWRKPYG, encoded by the coding sequence ATGAGCCAGGATATCGACGACATCACGCGCCGCACCCTGGCTCACTACGACAGCACCGCCGAACAGTTCTTCCGCGGCACGGTGGACCATGATGTCAGCCAGAACATCGCGGCGCTGCTCGACGCCATCGACGGCGAGGCGCCGTACACCTTGCTCGACCTGGGCTGCGGCCCGGGGCGCGACCTCAAGACCTTCAGCGCCCTTGGCCACCGCGCCATTGGCCTGGATGGTTCGGGCGAATTCGCGGCCATGGCGCGGGCCTACAGCGGCTGCGACGTGTGGCATCAGGACTTCGTGCACCTCGACCTGCCGGCTGGCCTGTTCGACGGCATCTATGCCAACGCCGTGCTGTTCCACGTGCCCAGCCGCGCGCTGCCCGAGGTGCTGGACAAGCTGTACGCGGCGCTGAAGCCGGGCGGCGTGCTGTTCAGTTCCAACCCGCGCGGCAACAACCAGGAAGGCTGGAACGGACCGCGCTACGGCAGCTACTACGACTTCGATACCTGGCAGGAATACATGATCGCCGCTAACTTTTCTCCGCTGCATCATTACTATCGTCCCGACGGCTTGCCGCGCGAACAGCAGCCCTGGCTGGCGAGTGTTTGGCGCAAGCCGTACGGTTAG
- a CDS encoding CsbD family protein, whose amino-acid sequence MNEDQVKGKAKDIGGKIQEEVGKVVGSSEQQAKGLSKQVEGKVQEKFGDAKEVLKDQGNR is encoded by the coding sequence ATGAACGAGGACCAAGTAAAAGGCAAAGCGAAAGACATCGGCGGCAAGATCCAGGAAGAAGTCGGCAAAGTTGTCGGCAGCAGCGAGCAGCAAGCTAAAGGTTTATCAAAGCAGGTAGAAGGCAAAGTCCAGGAAAAATTCGGCGACGCCAAGGAAGTGCTCAAGGATCAAGGAAACCGCTGA